One Gossypium hirsutum isolate 1008001.06 chromosome A11, Gossypium_hirsutum_v2.1, whole genome shotgun sequence genomic window carries:
- the LOC107897517 gene encoding probable mannitol dehydrogenase, with the protein MTTEVDMTVNTRLSFPPALFNEFCRHEIVGEVTEVGSKVTKFKVGDRVGVGCMVGSCRSSHECANDLENYCSGVILTSGAKYHDRTITYGVHSDWMVADQHFVVLIPDNLPLNVAAPLLCAGISMYSPLRYNGLDKPSLHIGVVGLGGLGHLAVRFARD; encoded by the coding sequence ATGACAACTGAAGTTGACATGACTGTAAATACAAGGTTATCATTTCCCCCCGCACTATTCAATGAATTTTGCAGACATGAGATAGTTGGTGAAGTGACAGAGGTGGGAAGCAAAGTAACCAAGTTCAAAGTTGGAGATAGGGTTGGAGTCGGGTGCATGGTGGGATCATGTCGGTCCAGCCATGAATGCGCTAACGATCTTGAAAACTACTGCTCAGGGGTTATCCTTACCTCTGGGGCAAAGTACCATGATAGAACTATTACTTATGGAGTCCACTCTGATTGGATGGTGGCCGATCAACACTTTGTGGTGCTCATTCCAGATAATTTACCTCTCAATGTAGCCGCTCCTCTTTTGTGTGCTGGGATTTCAATGTATAGTCCACTGAGATATAATGGACTCGATAAACCAAGTTTGCATATTGGTGTGGTTGGATTGGGTGGGTTAGGTCATCTGGCTGTGAGATTtgctagggactaa